A genomic region of Brevibacillus sp. JNUCC-41 contains the following coding sequences:
- a CDS encoding flavin monoamine oxidase family protein: MLAVIRNGLGPSQIPKKIIIIGAGMSGLVAASLLKQAGHEVTILEATGRVGGRVLTIREPFSEGSYLEAGAMRIPNYHYLVVEYIKKYGLRVNTFVNATPNDPIYANGIKTTAAIYQRNPDILRYPVAPHERGKTAEELLNMAIKPVTDFIIQNPRRNWEIVIKEFDKYSMSFFLQYNPVGMSLSTGAIESIKVLMGLEGFPELSFTAILREIMPLLNPDIEFFAIEGGNDRLPYAFVPELKDNLNFRYEVTKIIQHDNQVTIHSKHTQSQNPLTVTGDLAIVTIPLQLLQFIDIEPRNSFSHNKWKAIRELHYAASTKIGLQFTHRFWEKEGIFGGKLTTDLPIRFSYYPRQTSNQSESGLILASYTWEDDATLWDILPEKDRIQHALKNLAQVHGKQVYDHFLSGASYSWTMNQYSYGAFSMFKPGQETDLFPYIPTPEGRVHFAGEHTSTVPAWIEGAVQSGIRVAHEVTSLPRTFNEPF; the protein is encoded by the coding sequence ATGCTTGCTGTTATCAGAAATGGCCTGGGGCCTTCCCAGATCCCCAAAAAAATCATTATCATTGGTGCCGGCATGTCTGGATTGGTTGCAGCATCCCTTTTAAAACAAGCAGGGCATGAGGTTACGATATTGGAAGCAACCGGGAGGGTCGGAGGACGTGTCTTGACCATACGTGAACCATTTTCAGAAGGTTCCTACCTTGAAGCCGGTGCCATGCGCATTCCGAATTATCATTACTTAGTTGTTGAATACATCAAGAAGTATGGTTTACGAGTCAACACTTTTGTTAATGCGACTCCTAATGATCCAATTTATGCCAACGGAATCAAGACAACCGCTGCCATATATCAACGGAACCCGGATATACTCAGGTACCCTGTAGCTCCCCATGAAAGAGGTAAAACAGCTGAAGAATTACTCAACATGGCAATTAAGCCTGTGACTGACTTCATCATTCAAAACCCACGTAGAAATTGGGAAATAGTCATAAAAGAGTTTGATAAATACTCCATGAGCTTCTTTTTGCAGTACAATCCAGTAGGTATGAGTCTTTCAACAGGGGCGATTGAAAGCATCAAAGTCTTAATGGGATTAGAAGGATTCCCGGAACTTTCTTTTACTGCCATACTTCGGGAGATTATGCCACTCTTAAATCCAGACATAGAATTTTTTGCAATCGAAGGGGGAAACGATCGGCTTCCTTATGCTTTTGTACCGGAACTGAAGGATAATCTCAACTTCAGATATGAAGTGACAAAGATCATCCAACATGATAATCAAGTAACCATCCACTCTAAACATACTCAAAGCCAAAACCCCTTAACAGTTACCGGTGACCTTGCCATCGTGACTATCCCACTTCAATTGTTGCAATTTATAGATATTGAACCCCGGAACTCCTTTTCCCATAATAAGTGGAAGGCAATAAGGGAGCTCCATTATGCTGCGTCCACGAAAATCGGACTTCAGTTTACACATAGGTTTTGGGAAAAAGAAGGAATCTTCGGTGGTAAATTGACCACCGATTTACCCATTAGATTTTCTTATTACCCCAGGCAAACGAGCAATCAAAGTGAATCCGGTCTCATCTTAGCAAGTTATACATGGGAAGATGATGCCACTTTGTGGGATATACTTCCTGAGAAAGACCGTATACAACACGCATTGAAAAATTTGGCTCAGGTCCATGGAAAACAAGTATACGATCATTTTTTATCAGGGGCCTCTTATAGCTGGACAATGAATCAGTATTCATACGGTGCTTTCTCCATGTTTAAACCTGGTCAGGAAACGGACTTGTTTCCATATATCCCAACACCTGAAGGAAGGGTCCATTTTGCCGGTGAGCATACATCAACAGTTCCAGCATGGATTGAAGGAGCCGTTCAATCCGGCATCAGGGTTGCACATGAAGTGACGAGTCTGCCTAGAACATTCAATGAGCCTTTTTAA